One stretch of Paenibacillus sp. AN1007 DNA includes these proteins:
- a CDS encoding effector binding domain-containing protein, producing MDWLMRMNRALDYIELNLTGKIELKEAAKCACCSSHQFQRMFSFITDVSLAEYIRRRRLTLAAIELQHSDLRVVDIAIKYGYESPVSFARAFQLLHGVNPAMAREEGTSLKAFPRLSFLISIKGEKAMNYRIETKESFQVFGIEKVFQLNGADTPAELWKQCHANGEVEKLADNAGDLPTFLNQNYHKIHAVCSYKKTDEDHFPYMLSAFKGDSSKTEGYTRLTIPAQTWAIFSSDPFTWDKFDETIDTLYKRFFSEWLPTAGYEQVDGLEFEITGAKDGFNFVELWFAVRKIHEL from the coding sequence ATGGATTGGCTGATGAGGATGAATCGAGCATTGGATTACATTGAATTAAATCTAACTGGAAAGATCGAATTGAAGGAAGCTGCTAAATGTGCTTGTTGTTCTTCACATCAGTTCCAGAGAATGTTCTCATTCATTACAGATGTATCTCTTGCGGAATATATAAGGAGAAGAAGGCTTACTCTCGCTGCAATTGAATTGCAGCATAGTGATCTGAGAGTAGTTGATATTGCGATAAAGTATGGTTATGAATCTCCAGTTTCATTCGCAAGGGCTTTTCAATTACTACATGGTGTTAATCCGGCAATGGCCCGGGAAGAAGGGACCTCCCTCAAAGCCTTTCCTCGGCTTTCCTTCCTTATTTCAATTAAAGGGGAAAAGGCTATGAACTATCGTATTGAGACAAAAGAATCCTTTCAAGTATTCGGTATTGAAAAAGTATTTCAATTAAACGGAGCAGATACTCCAGCAGAGTTATGGAAGCAATGCCATGCTAACGGCGAGGTTGAAAAACTGGCGGACAATGCTGGAGACTTACCAACCTTTTTAAATCAGAACTATCATAAAATACATGCTGTTTGCAGCTACAAAAAAACAGATGAGGATCATTTTCCTTATATGCTGTCCGCATTCAAGGGGGATTCGAGTAAAACTGAGGGCTACACAAGGTTAACCATCCCAGCTCAAACATGGGCAATTTTTTCCTCTGATCCGTTCACATGGGACAAATTTGATGAAACAATTGATACATTATATAAACGGTTCTTCTCCGAATGGCTTCCTACTGCTGGATACGAACAGGTCGATGGGTTGGAATTTGAAATTACAGGAGCTAAAGACGGGTTTAATTTCGTTGAGCTGTGGTTTGCGGTAAGAAAAATACATGAGTTGTGA